From Bdellovibrio sp. KM01:
AATCTCAAAAAACCGGCGAAGACTATTCTTTATCGAACGTGATTTCGGATGCTTTGCACTCGGATGACATCTTTCTGTCCCACGAAATCATCCGTCCCAATTCGCGCTCCTCGGCGCCACATTATCATACCGACACCAACGAAATTATTTATGTTCTTAACGGCACCTTGAAAGCGGTCGAAGGGAATGAAGAGATCTTGGTAGAACAGGGCGATTCCATCATGTTCGAGCGCCAATCAGGCCTTCACCACTTCTTAAGAAACGATTCGACATGGGAAGCACATGTTCTAGTCATTCGCAGGAAAATGACAGCTTCCGACGTCGTATTTTAGCCGCACACTAACATATGAACGTGATCCGTCTGCACTGAAAACTGTTCCACCTTCACATAGAATTTTACTGAATATCGTTTTAATAGAAGATTCATCAGTGAAAAACTCCGCGAACTGCGCAGTCCACCTTTCACAGCGGTTTTATTGACCTTGAAAACCAAATGCATGGGATCTTTGTGTGAAATCGGTCTGGCCCCGCGGCCCCCGGAAGAACGACGAAGAATTCCGCCGTGAATTGACCCATACCCCTTTTCCAATAGAAGAGTGCAAAAGGGGGACTTGGTTAGGCGGAAGTAAAACTGAAACAGATTCTTTAGCAGTCAGGAAAGCGAATCGAGTTCCTGTATTGATTAGGACTAGGACTAGGACGGAACGGAAAATAGCAGTATGCTTTTTAGATGGATCAGATTTTAAAAGTAATTCACGATGCGCTTGGAATTAATGAAACGCATCTGCTCACAAATAAGCTTCGTATGCATTTGCAACCGCCATTGGAAAAGCTCCAAGTTGTCGATGTTGATTGTGGGGGAAGGCCCTTTATTCTAATTCATTCGGCAGCCAAGGCTTGGCTTGAGATGAAAAATGCAGCGGCGCTTGAAGGCATCGAGCTTTTGCCATTCTCTGGATTTCGTTCTTATGTTTATCAAAAAAATTTAATTGAGCAGCGTTTAAAAGAGGGCAGAGAACTGGAAAACATTCTGACCCACGTGGCAATTCCAGGATTCAGTGAGCATCATTCCGGCAGAGCGATTGATATTCACGAGCCAGGCAAACCTTCGCTGGAAGAAGCGTTTGAACTAAGTGAATCCTTTAAATGGCTTCAGAAAAATGCTTCTAGATTCAATTTTCGAATGAGCTATCCTAAAGATAATCCTCACGGAATCATCTATGAACCCTGGCATTGGTTTTATACAGGTTCTTAAGCAAGAGCCGCAGCGTCAGTAGACGGCAAAAATCAACGAACGCAGAGGTGTCGAGCTATTGTAGCGTCGCCAGAGCATTCGCAAGTTGGGTCATGCGGGCGGCTGTTTGGTTTTTTAGACCAATGCAGGTGCCCTGGACATAGCGATTTCCTTGATACAGCTGAATATTCGCGCGGGGGCAGGTTTGCACGTTTGAGCCCTTTAAAGAGGCGATCTCGCGAGTCTGTGTGCTGAGGAATGAAAAATTCATATCAGTCATGGTGCCGATGGTGGGTGAACCACCTTTGGTCACCGCATAGAATTTTCCGCGTTGATCTTGCCATACCGTAAAATGAGATTTCTGCTGACCAAAGACAACCACCACTCGGAAGCCGTTAAAGGACGCCGCTTTTTTGGGTGAAGCTTTCGGGGGCGCAGTTCTGCGCTGAACAGCCTTTTGGGGAGCAGACCAAGCCAATGCCGGAATCAAAACCAAAAGAGAGATAAGGTATTTCATTATTTAATCCCTTCTAGGCTTTTTGACGGAGTGGACGGAGAGCTGCTAGGGGAACCTGCTTTCGGAGCGCCAATCGCCTTCGCCATAGCATCGGGACTGTGAGCATCGCAATACAGATATTTCGACATGTCATAGCAACCAAGTTTTTTTCTTAAAGAAGGATTCGCAGTTACGATACCATCGATGCGCAATTTAAACTCCGGTTCTTCCGTAAAGCCGTCATCAGGTCGGCCGAAAGAACATTCGTCACGATAAGCGTTCGCAATACCCTGGCGCCATTGTGATCTCGAAAGATCCGCATACTTTTGGGAAATGTAATCTGTCACAACTTCGCTCGTCATCCAGTCAGTGAATGAACGGGTGATTTGGTCGCCGGTGCAGAATCCTGATTCTTTAAAGGGAATGCTGTTGTTACGCTGAGCTCCCGCTGATTTATCAGATCGAAGGCAGGAGATGA
This genomic window contains:
- a CDS encoding D-alanyl-D-alanine carboxypeptidase family protein; the protein is MDQILKVIHDALGINETHLLTNKLRMHLQPPLEKLQVVDVDCGGRPFILIHSAAKAWLEMKNAAALEGIELLPFSGFRSYVYQKNLIEQRLKEGRELENILTHVAIPGFSEHHSGRAIDIHEPGKPSLEEAFELSESFKWLQKNASRFNFRMSYPKDNPHGIIYEPWHWFYTGS
- a CDS encoding cupin domain-containing protein yields the protein MKLQRRSQQQHQQLKSQKTGEDYSLSNVISDALHSDDIFLSHEIIRPNSRSSAPHYHTDTNEIIYVLNGTLKAVEGNEEILVEQGDSIMFERQSGLHHFLRNDSTWEAHVLVIRRKMTASDVVF